A genomic window from Brassica oleracea var. oleracea cultivar TO1000 chromosome C8, BOL, whole genome shotgun sequence includes:
- the LOC106312297 gene encoding psbP domain-containing protein 1, chloroplastic-like, whose protein sequence is METLLSPRALSPPLTIPTPSPLSLFRPISSQSAKLTKPESPFLKASAVGRRRLMMGGLLMSGLIVSEANLPTSAFALTPVFREYIDTFDGYSFKYPQNWIQVRGAGADIFFRDPIVLDENLSVEFSSPSSSKYKSLDDLGSPEEVGKKVLRQYLTEFMSTRLGVKRESNILTTSSRVADDGKLYYQVEVNIKSYANNNELAVMPQDRVARLEWDRRYLAVLGVENNRLYSLRLQTPEKVFQEEEKDLRRVMDSFRVEKI, encoded by the exons ATGGAGACCCTTCTCTCTCCTCGTGCTCTCTCCCCTCCTCTCACCATACCCACTCCGAGTCCCTTGTCTTTATTCAGACCGATCTCTTCCCAATCCGCCAAGCTCACTAAACCAGAATCTCCGTTTCTTAAGGCTTCTGCAGTTGGGAGGAGGAGATTGATGATGGGTGGCTTGCTCATGTCTGGTTTAATAGTTTCAGAGGCCAATCTTCCAACATCAGCATTTGCTTTGACTCCAGTGTTCAGAGAGTACATAGATACATTTGATGGATACTCTTTCAAGTACCCTCAAAACTGGATTCAAGTTAGAGGAGCAGGCGCTGACATATTCTTTAGAGACCCTATTGTCCTTGACGAGAACCTCTCGGTGGAGTTTTCTTCACCTTCTTCCTCGAAATACAAGTCTCTTGACGACTTGGGTTCACCTGAAGAAGTAGGAAAGAAAGTACTTAGACAGTACTTGACTGAGTTTATGTCCACTAGACTCGGTGTCAAGCGTGAGTCTAACATTCTTACAACTTCCTCCAGAGTTGCAGATGATGGTAAACTCTACTATCAAGTCGAG GTGAACATAAAGTCATACGCAAACAATAACGAGCTAGCTGTGATGCCGCAAGATAGAGTGGCTCGTTTGGAATGGGACAGGCGTTACCTCGCGGTTCTAGGAGTTGAGAACAATAGACTCTACTCACTGAGACTCCAAACACCTGAGAAAGTTTTCCAGGAAGAGGAAAAAGACCTAAGAAGAGTTATGGATTCGTTCAGAGTCGAGAAGATTTAG
- the LOC106312298 gene encoding BI1-like protein: protein MEKPYGYASVSMSMSGVDRSAGKDIDLEMGEATLYPGLSYGENQLRWGFIRKVYGILSAQLLLTTLISAVVVLNPPVNDLLTGSPGLLLFLCIIPFVLIWPLHVYHQKHPVNLILLALFTISLSFTVGVSCAMTEGRIVLEALILTLSVVGSLTAYTFWAAKKGKDFSFLGPILFTSLIILVVTSFMQMFFPLGPTSVAIYGGVSALVFCGYIVYDTDNLIKRFTYDEYILASVALYLDILNLFLTILRILRQGDN, encoded by the exons ATGGAGAAACCGTACGGATACGCGAGCGTGAGCATGAGCATGAGCGGCGTAGATCGCTCCGCCGGGAAGGATATCGATCTTGAGATGGGAGAGGCGACGCTCTACCCAGGGCTAAGCTACGGCGAGAATCAACTCCGGTGGGGATTCATCCGCAAGGTCTACGGGATCCTCTCCGCCCAGCTCCTCCTAACCACGCTTATCTCCGCCGTCGTCGTCCTTAATCCTCCGGTCAACGATCTCCTAACCGGATCTCCCGGCCTTCTCCTCTTCCTCTGCATCATCCCTTTCGTCT TGATCTGGCCTCTGCACGTTTACCACCAGAAGCATCCTGTTAACCTCATCCTCCTTGCCCTCTTCACTATCTCTTTGAGCTTCACCGTTGGTGTCAGTTGTGCCATGACAGAAG GAAGAATCGTCCTTGAAGCCTTGATATTGACACTGTCCGTGGTCGGGTCTCTAACCGCATACACTTTCTGGGCTGCAAAGAAGGGCAAAGACTTCAGCTTCCTTGGACCCATTCTCTTCACCAGCCTCATCATTCTTGTAGTGACCAGCTTCATGCAG ATGTTCTTCCCGCTTGGCCCGACCTCTGTTGCCATATATGGAGGAGTCAGCGCGCTGGTGTTCTGCGGATACATAGTCTATGATACCGACAATCTCATCAAGCGTTTCACATATGACGAATACATCCTCGCATCGGTGGCTCTCTACTTGGACATCCTCAATCTCTTCTTGACCATATTGCGTATTCTGAGGCAAGGTGACAACTGA